A window of the Lactuca sativa cultivar Salinas chromosome 7, Lsat_Salinas_v11, whole genome shotgun sequence genome harbors these coding sequences:
- the LOC111912854 gene encoding uncharacterized protein LOC111912854, translating to MARTRSMARNQNDDAAASSSREMPKTCEHWSDLDHDLLDSVMMRLGVVDYYSFRGVCKSWRLLACSNENKFMASMPPMTISICCHAHDKTCFLEDFERRRFKTILPNSAVAACVGLTCGYLIFFVKKTHSFWLVNPITRKELHFPNFPSDYNPGIGRVILVFSPSIYGWAFVLLLHSCREIWFSIEGKGAWNHVSSYPFCIHDIYAFKGKIYALSDQMHRLFELRLIPHPKLTMLEIKKLKYFFYATRFVSSGERLCVRPPISKFLNELHELDFGEMKWVKPCEKTFEEYAFFYSDLNHGADVAVKWESLGRFASFPNTDDDGNITFFTAKMWYFPHQSMDVDRIDE from the coding sequence ATGGCTAGGACAAGGAGTATGGCTAGAAACCAGAATGATGATGCTGCTGCATCATCTAGCAGGGAGATGCCCAAGACTTGTGAACATTGGTCAGATCTTGACCATGATTTGCTTGATTCAGTGATGATGCGGTTGGGAGTTGTGGATTACTATTCATTCCGTGGAGTTTGCAAGTCTTGGAGATTACTCGCGTGCTCTAATGAAAACAAGTTTATGGCCTCCATGCCACCCATGACCATAAGTATCTGTTGCCATGCTCATGACAAAACCTGCTTCCTGGAGGACTTTGAAAGAAGAAGGTTTAAAACCATTCTTCCCAATTCTGCTGTTGCAGCCTGTGTAGGATTAACATGTGGTTACTTGATCTTTTTTGTTAAGAAAACCCACAGCTTCTGGCTTGTGAACCCTATCACAAGGAAGGAACTTCATTTTCCTAATTTCCCATCTGATTACAATCCTGGCATTGGCAGGGTTATCCTCGTCTTTTCACCCTCAATATATGGGTGGGCGTTTGTTTTGTTGCTTCATTCCTGCAGGGAGATATGGTTTTCAATAGAGGGTAAAGGAGCATGGAATCATGTCTCCTCCTACCCTTTCTGCATCCATGatatatatgcttttaaggggaaAATATATGCTCTAAGCGATCAGATGCATCGTTTATTTGAACTGAGACTCATTCCACACCCCAAATTGACAATGCTCGAAATCAAGAAGCTCAAATACTTCTTTTATGCGACTAGGTTTGTAAGTTCAGGTGAGAGGCTTTGTGTGAGGCCTCCAATTTCAAAATTTCTGAATGAATTGCACGAGCTAGATTTTGGGGAAATGAAATGGGTAAAACCTTGTGAAAAGACATTTGAAGAATATGCATTTTTTTATAGCGACTTGAACCACGGTGCTGATGTTGCTGTTAAATGGGAGTCACTCGGGAGATTTGCTTCATTTCCCAACACTGATGATGATGGAAATATCACTTTCTTTACTGCTAAAATGTGGTACTTTCCCCATCAATCTATGGATGTTGATCGCATAGATGAGTGA